A region of the Pseudoprevotella muciniphila genome:
AAGGGTTCAACAATGTTCTGTATCAGAATCCGGGTCGCCTGCTCAGTGTTCGTAATCTTCACCGTGTCGCTCTCGGCAATCGCCCTCTCCGCCTCCGCACGAGCCTTCTTCAGGGCACTGCGGATGGTCACGATGGAGATAAGCGCACCGACAAGGCTGCCGCCTAATAACCAGTTGAGGATTTGACTGAGGTCCGTTTCCATATCTGATAACTATTGATGGTTGATTATTGATTGATACCAAAATACTGCTTCAGAGCATCAAGATGGAGTGCCGCGACAGCCTCCTTGCCGGATGGCGACATCAGGAACTCCACATCCGCGCGGTTGTCCTGGAACAGGTTCTCACTGAGTACCGCAGGGCAGACAGTGTGCTTCAGCACATAGAAGCCGGCCTGCCAGTAATGCTCACCGGGTACCGAGCGGTTGCCGCGCAGACCGCGGACAAGCGCAAGGTCGCACAGCAACTTCGCCAGGCGCTTGCTCGACGATGAGCACGAACGCGACACATACACCGCAAAACCGCGGGCGTCGTGCCACTTGCCATCACCGCCGGCAGCATTCACGTGAATGCTCACATACACGCAGTTCTCCTTGCCATATTTGCCGCAGATGCCGTTCACAATCTTGCAGCGCTGAGACAACTCGGTGCTCATGGGGAGAGGGACAACGTCCTGAGGCATGTCAACAAACACCGTCAGACCAAGAGACTCAAGACGCGGCTTCAGCATCGAGATAATCTCACGGCTGAACCTGTACTCGCGGAACCTGCCGTCCGGAGAGCATTTACCTGCCACGTTCGAACCGTGAGCAGTACCGAGAATAACAACCTTGCTCATGACTGCCTGACTTTAGGTTTTACGACTGCCTGTTTCACCACCTCGGCAGAAGCCACGGAAGCGTCGCTCTTGTCTTTGTGCTCGGCGCACAGACCGCGAACAATCAGGTCCGAGGCACGAGCCTGGTCATCCATCTCTAAGATGGAGCCGGGCTCATACACCGTAACATGGTCCGTCTTGTCGCGGAAAATCTTCTTTACAATCAGTCTCATGTTTCACATCATTTTAAGGTTGCGCTAATTCCTGGCCGACAACCACGGTCTTCGTAACACTCGTGCCGGCAATGCCGATGGTTACATTGGCATAACGCATCGCCTCCGCGTTCTCAGTGAAGGGGTAAGCCTCACGGGTAAACGTCACCTTGTTGCCGCTCACGGATACAGTCAGCCATGACGCATCGCTCTCAGCTGTAACACCCGCACCGTTGCTCGTCGCGTATGTACGGACGTTGCTGCCTGCTGTCGAAGGCACAGTCAGTTCGGCGTCACCGGAGATGGTGGGCAAACCACTCGTCTCATAGCCGCTCATAATCACACCGCCCGCATCAGCCTTCTTAGGCATGCAAACGAAGTAGTGGCGGAAGTTGATCTTGTTTCTCTGATACTCGGGGTCAGTACCCGCCTCGCTGTAATACATCTTCGTACTTCCAGTGGCCTTGAACACGCGAGGAACGTAGAACGCAAAGCTGCACTGGAACTCACCGGTATCGGCACTCGCACCGACAGCTTTCTTCTGCCCCGACGTGGTGTAAATCGGATTGTTCGCGAACTCGTAGATGTCAAAACCGTACTGACGACCTACCGTACCGTTGCCGCGGTCGATGTTGTACTGTTCCTTGAAGCGCTGGTCGGTCTCCAGCAGGTCGTTCACGTGGTCCGTGCAAAGCACCAGACGGCGACCGTCTGCAGGGACTTTCAGTTTATCAAGCGCACGCTTCAGGTTGATAACGTCCTGCATGCACAGCTTGATACGGCCCGTGTCTGCGTCACGCGCACCAGTCGTAACAAGAACCGGAGTGGTGGAACCGTTCTGCTGCGCACAAAGGGCATGAGCAGCCTTCTGGAACTTCGATACGTTGATGGCATTGCCGTGGCTCTCCTTAACACGCGACATCTTGTCGTAACTGATGGCATAGAGCTCATCGTCGGTCACGGGAGTAACCTTCGTCTGGAACTTGTCAAGCTGAACGGCAATGTCATCATCGTCCAAAGCCTGCAAGGGAATCGGATAGGTAGTGTTGTTGATCAGTACGTCAGGGTCAACACCGACCTCCACAAGGTGAATCACGTCGTTGTTCACAATACTCGAAGAGTCTGGAATACCGTCAAGCCAGGTGGCCTCCAGACCACGGCGAAGGAACTTCACCAGCTCGCCCGTCCAAATCTCGGTATAGACTCCGGCACCTAAGGCACCAGAGGGGAACACGTTGCCGACAGTGGCGGCAAACACATTCAAGCCGATGGCACCCACCGTTGGGGATACACCGACCATGGCAGCAAGAGCGCCGCCCATCAAGCAGTTCAACAGAACCGCAACGATCATTCCAATAAATCGAATCATTGTCTTTGTTTTAGTTGGTTTTTAAATATTCTCTCGTCTCGTTTAGTATGTTGCGACTGTGTCGCAACCATTAAATCTCACATTCAATGCCGTACTCGGCCTTGTACAGCTTCTTGTACTGAGCAGGGTTATCCTCACGCAGCTTCGCCAGCTCGTCGCTCGGCACGTCACTCAGCTTCTTGTACTCAGCATGGCCACCCGCTGGGGCACCGCCACCTGTCACGATGTTGCTCAGCTTCACCTGGGGCGACATGGCGTCGAAGGTCTGCTTCAACTCGTCGGCACCGATTTTCTTGCCGAGATCCAGGAACTGCTGTTTCTTGTCCTCGCCGATCTTTTTCTCCGCTATCGCAGAGTTTACAAGGGTTTCAATACGTGCGGCACGCAGCGTGTCGCGTTCCTGGCGCAGGGTCTCCGCCTCTGCACCTTCTGCCTTCAGCTTTGCCAACTTCTCATTGATGGCGGATTCGTCGGCATCCTTGGGCAAGCCCAACTCAAGGGCTAACTTCTCTTGATCCATTTGATTTGGTTTTTGGTTTTTGTTGTTATTAATATGCAACAGCGGCAACACTCGAGCCGCGTCTTTGCCTAACTCTATGCGCTGACCGTCCTTCTGCAGAACGATCGCATCGTCATTCGCACCGATGTCAACAAGCGACACCTCAAACAGTTTGCTTTTGCTGATGGTCGGACTGGTCTGACCCTGCACCAAATGCTTTGGGTCTTCACTCAGCTCCAGAATGTCGATACCGACACTCACCATCTTCAGGCTGCCGAACTCCCACTGCTTCTTGCAGCGCTGACTCAGTTCCGTGGCCTCGTCAAACATCAGTTCGCCAGTCACCTCGTCACCTTCCACCTTCAAGTCTTTCACGTAGCCGATAACCTGACCACGCTCGTGCATATAAAGTAGTACGGGGTTCCTGTTGTACTGCTCAACGTCCATGCCGGTCGTAAGTACACGCGTGCCGTAGCTGTTCAGGCGCTCGTTGCTGATTCTCACTCGTTTTGTCTTGCTCATTTTTTTCCAGTTCTTTTACGATGTTTCTACCGCAAAGATGAGGGCTTCAGACAATCCCGCAAAAAAAGTGTGAAACCGTTGCACACTTCTCTGAAACCATTGCACACTTTTTTCCTGCACCACCTGAAAATAACCACTTTTGCAGCAAGAACAATCGCGTATGTTGCGACTATGTCGCAACTGAAACAAATAAAAAGAACAATGACAAAACAAGAAAAGACAACGAAGAGAGAGGCAAACGGAACTGGTTCCGAATTGCCCGAACGCACCAGGCTTTCGCGAGAGCAAAAGACAACGAAGAGAGAGGCAAACGGAACTGGTTCCGAATTGCCCGAACGCACCAGACTTTCGCGAGAGCAAAAGACAAGGAAAAAGACACTCGGACGATCACTGTACATGTCCGGCATGGAACTTACAGAGATTGCAGACCAACTGGGCGTGTCACGACAGTCTGTCTCCAAATGGTGCAGCAACGACGGATGGAAGGAGGCACGTGCAGCAAAGAACATCTCACGGCCCGAACTCGTCAACAAACTGCTACTCGCCATCGACAACCTCATCGCGCAGGTCAATGCGTCAGGCGACCCCGAAGCCATCGGAGCACTCGCAGACAAACTCTCGAAACTATCATCCACCATCGAGAAACTCGACAAGAAAGCAAACGTCATCGATGCCATAGAGGTATTCATGGCATTCAACCGGTGGATTCAGGACCAGGCATGCTACGACCCCGAAATCACACCCGAACTCATCAAGGCAATCAACAAGTACCAGAACAAGTTCCTCATGGAAAAGATGGCATCGCCGTCTGCACTATAGCATCTATAAATTCTATAGCATCTATTCAC
Encoded here:
- a CDS encoding N-acetylmuramoyl-L-alanine amidase encodes the protein MSKVVILGTAHGSNVAGKCSPDGRFREYRFSREIISMLKPRLESLGLTVFVDMPQDVVPLPMSTELSQRCKIVNGICGKYGKENCVYVSIHVNAAGGDGKWHDARGFAVYVSRSCSSSSKRLAKLLCDLALVRGLRGNRSVPGEHYWQAGFYVLKHTVCPAVLSENLFQDNRADVEFLMSPSGKEAVAALHLDALKQYFGINQ
- a CDS encoding terminase gpP N-terminus-related DNA-binding protein, with the protein product MTKQEKTTKREANGTGSELPERTRLSREQKTTKREANGTGSELPERTRLSREQKTRKKTLGRSLYMSGMELTEIADQLGVSRQSVSKWCSNDGWKEARAAKNISRPELVNKLLLAIDNLIAQVNASGDPEAIGALADKLSKLSSTIEKLDKKANVIDAIEVFMAFNRWIQDQACYDPEITPELIKAINKYQNKFLMEKMASPSAL
- a CDS encoding HK97 family phage prohead protease, producing the protein MSKTKRVRISNERLNSYGTRVLTTGMDVEQYNRNPVLLYMHERGQVIGYVKDLKVEGDEVTGELMFDEATELSQRCKKQWEFGSLKMVSVGIDILELSEDPKHLVQGQTSPTISKSKLFEVSLVDIGANDDAIVLQKDGQRIELGKDAARVLPLLHINNNKNQKPNQMDQEKLALELGLPKDADESAINEKLAKLKAEGAEAETLRQERDTLRAARIETLVNSAIAEKKIGEDKKQQFLDLGKKIGADELKQTFDAMSPQVKLSNIVTGGGAPAGGHAEYKKLSDVPSDELAKLREDNPAQYKKLYKAEYGIECEI